One Hippoglossus hippoglossus isolate fHipHip1 chromosome 5, fHipHip1.pri, whole genome shotgun sequence genomic window carries:
- the LOC117760973 gene encoding uncharacterized protein LOC117760973 isoform X1: protein MSSETATATNPEENGPSSDPNEHDYAHSVDSGSAPAEAPSFSGTPAGDSGVTAGEGFTAPAEQEQGTPLQPAASLPVELPEPAVGAEVDCPVGNYVEATSLLAQTASPAPQRGSRRRSVWPEDSNCSCCKSLFERHGRSFNRRAVHTFTSPETVHWVFPDTVVQDRSFLCETCAQVIRSKCKRKQVGKRSVWLKPPDTKQQSDGRDKKKKGRRMGKKSKAAQLVSKSCYKAAFKMLWSAKGARKPMMDFWCKQLKEEMKLLSRQTGSPFHHKVSSRKPLSSFPWRRCLNWAQEKAPLVTTCLRSLFPDLNALAKSSHLLSEEQAQTLLERRAVVALSIPLFTRNIWKNNFLQAALGAELRLQGCSGAALDALNTMGLCQNKDTVRLLLHRLRNGKKTSTQNGRQRTRLMQEQMKGEQMSDVEEDDIEEEEEEEEDEEEEDDDEEEEEAEEEEVEEEAELELAVEQEEVPDGVPQEEGEGEEEEEDQAAEEKEEKKRRRRKKAKKQRKEEKRKERGKRKAKQREEEEDEEDDEDEDEASEQKKRRVVVVRLGLLKGHSEVGRSDLSAP from the exons ATGTCGAGCGAGACCGCGACCGCGACGAACCCGGAGGAGAACGGCCCCTCGTCCGACCCGAACGAGCACGACTACGCTCACTCCGTGGACAGCGGCTCTGCTCCCGCGGAGGCGCCCTCCTTCTCCGGTACACCAGCGGGTGACAGCGGAGTCACTGCGGGGGAAGGCTTCACTGCCCCGGCCGAGCAGGAGCAGGGCACCCCGCTGCAGCCCGCTGCCTCTCTGCCGGTAGAGCTTCCCGAACCGGCCGTGGGTGCGGAGGTGGACTGTCCCGTGGGGAACTATGTGGAAGCGACCTCTCTCCTGGCCCAGACCGCCTCCCCGGCCCCGCAGCGCGGCAGCCGCCGGCGGAGCGTCTGGCCGGAGGACAGCAACTGCTCCTGCTGCAAGTCTCTGTTCGAGCGCCACGGCCGCAGCTTCAACCGCCGGGCGGTGCACACCTTCACCTCCCCGGAGACCGTGCACTGGGTCTTCCCGGACACGGTGGTGCAAGACCGGTCCTTCCTCTGCGAGACATGTGCGCAGGTCATCCGGAGCAAATGCAAACGCAAACAAGTCGGGAAGCGGTCAGTGTGGCTGAAACCACCGGACACCAAACAG CAGTCAGACGgcagagacaagaagaagaaaggccGCAGGATGGGGAAGAAGAGCAAAGCGGCGCAGCTGGTGAGCAAGTCCTGCTACAAGGCGGCTTTCAAGATGCTCTGGTCTGCTAAAGGCGCCCGCAAGCCCATGATGGACTTCTGGTGTAAACAGCtgaaagaggag ATGAAGTTACTGTCGCGGCAGACAGGTAGCCCCTTTCATCACAAGGTGTCGAGCAGGAAGCCGCTGTCTTCCTTCCCCTGGCGCCGGTGTCTGAACTGGGCCCAGGAGAAAGCTCCACTCGTCACCACCTGCCTCCGCTCGCTGTTCCCTGACCTCAACGCCCTCGCCAAGAGCAGCCA CCTGCTGTCGGAGGAGCAGGCGCAGACACTTCTGGAGCGCCGCGCTGTGGTGGCGCTCTCCATCCCACTTTTCACTCGGAACATCTGGAAGAACAACTTCCTGCAGGCTGCTCTGGGGGCGGAGCTCCGTCTGCAGGGCTGCTCCGGCGCCGCTCTCGATGCCCTCAACACCATGGGACTGTGTCAAAACAAGGACACGGTCAGGCTACTGCTGCACAGGCTCCGGAACGGCAAGAAGACA tcaACACAAAATGGACGACAAAGGACGAGGTTGATGCAAGAACAGATGAAAGGTGAACAGATGTCAGATGTGGAGGAAGACGATatcgaagaggaggaggaggaagaggaggatgaagaagaagaagatgatgatgaggaggaggaggaggcggaggaagaagaagtggaagAGGAGGCGGAACTAGAATTGGCAGTGGAGCAGGAAGAGGTGCCGGATGGAGTGCCacaggaagagggggagggggaggaggaggaggaggatcaagcagcagaggaaaaagaggagaagaagaggaggaggaggaagaaggcgaagaagcagaggaaggaagagaagaggaaggagagaggcaAACGAAAGgcaaagcagagagaggaggaggaggatgaggaggatgatgaggatgaagatgaagcgtcggagcagaagaagaggagggtggtggtggtgaggctCGGCCTGCTGAAGGGACATTCAGAGGTTGGACGATCCGACCTATCAGCTCCCTAA
- the LOC117760973 gene encoding uncharacterized protein LOC117760973 isoform X2, protein MSSETATATNPEENGPSSDPNEHDYAHSVDSGSAPAEAPSFSGTPAGDSGVTAGEGFTAPAEQEQGTPLQPAASLPVELPEPAVGAEVDCPVGNYVEATSLLAQTASPAPQRGSRRRSVWPEDSNCSCCKSLFERHGRSFNRRAVHTFTSPETVHWVFPDTVVQDRSFLCETCAQVIRSKCKRKQVGKRSVWLKPPDTKQSDGRDKKKKGRRMGKKSKAAQLVSKSCYKAAFKMLWSAKGARKPMMDFWCKQLKEEMKLLSRQTGSPFHHKVSSRKPLSSFPWRRCLNWAQEKAPLVTTCLRSLFPDLNALAKSSHLLSEEQAQTLLERRAVVALSIPLFTRNIWKNNFLQAALGAELRLQGCSGAALDALNTMGLCQNKDTVRLLLHRLRNGKKTSTQNGRQRTRLMQEQMKGEQMSDVEEDDIEEEEEEEEDEEEEDDDEEEEEAEEEEVEEEAELELAVEQEEVPDGVPQEEGEGEEEEEDQAAEEKEEKKRRRRKKAKKQRKEEKRKERGKRKAKQREEEEDEEDDEDEDEASEQKKRRVVVVRLGLLKGHSEVGRSDLSAP, encoded by the exons ATGTCGAGCGAGACCGCGACCGCGACGAACCCGGAGGAGAACGGCCCCTCGTCCGACCCGAACGAGCACGACTACGCTCACTCCGTGGACAGCGGCTCTGCTCCCGCGGAGGCGCCCTCCTTCTCCGGTACACCAGCGGGTGACAGCGGAGTCACTGCGGGGGAAGGCTTCACTGCCCCGGCCGAGCAGGAGCAGGGCACCCCGCTGCAGCCCGCTGCCTCTCTGCCGGTAGAGCTTCCCGAACCGGCCGTGGGTGCGGAGGTGGACTGTCCCGTGGGGAACTATGTGGAAGCGACCTCTCTCCTGGCCCAGACCGCCTCCCCGGCCCCGCAGCGCGGCAGCCGCCGGCGGAGCGTCTGGCCGGAGGACAGCAACTGCTCCTGCTGCAAGTCTCTGTTCGAGCGCCACGGCCGCAGCTTCAACCGCCGGGCGGTGCACACCTTCACCTCCCCGGAGACCGTGCACTGGGTCTTCCCGGACACGGTGGTGCAAGACCGGTCCTTCCTCTGCGAGACATGTGCGCAGGTCATCCGGAGCAAATGCAAACGCAAACAAGTCGGGAAGCGGTCAGTGTGGCTGAAACCACCGGACACCAAACAG TCAGACGgcagagacaagaagaagaaaggccGCAGGATGGGGAAGAAGAGCAAAGCGGCGCAGCTGGTGAGCAAGTCCTGCTACAAGGCGGCTTTCAAGATGCTCTGGTCTGCTAAAGGCGCCCGCAAGCCCATGATGGACTTCTGGTGTAAACAGCtgaaagaggag ATGAAGTTACTGTCGCGGCAGACAGGTAGCCCCTTTCATCACAAGGTGTCGAGCAGGAAGCCGCTGTCTTCCTTCCCCTGGCGCCGGTGTCTGAACTGGGCCCAGGAGAAAGCTCCACTCGTCACCACCTGCCTCCGCTCGCTGTTCCCTGACCTCAACGCCCTCGCCAAGAGCAGCCA CCTGCTGTCGGAGGAGCAGGCGCAGACACTTCTGGAGCGCCGCGCTGTGGTGGCGCTCTCCATCCCACTTTTCACTCGGAACATCTGGAAGAACAACTTCCTGCAGGCTGCTCTGGGGGCGGAGCTCCGTCTGCAGGGCTGCTCCGGCGCCGCTCTCGATGCCCTCAACACCATGGGACTGTGTCAAAACAAGGACACGGTCAGGCTACTGCTGCACAGGCTCCGGAACGGCAAGAAGACA tcaACACAAAATGGACGACAAAGGACGAGGTTGATGCAAGAACAGATGAAAGGTGAACAGATGTCAGATGTGGAGGAAGACGATatcgaagaggaggaggaggaagaggaggatgaagaagaagaagatgatgatgaggaggaggaggaggcggaggaagaagaagtggaagAGGAGGCGGAACTAGAATTGGCAGTGGAGCAGGAAGAGGTGCCGGATGGAGTGCCacaggaagagggggagggggaggaggaggaggaggatcaagcagcagaggaaaaagaggagaagaagaggaggaggaggaagaaggcgaagaagcagaggaaggaagagaagaggaaggagagaggcaAACGAAAGgcaaagcagagagaggaggaggaggatgaggaggatgatgaggatgaagatgaagcgtcggagcagaagaagaggagggtggtggtggtgaggctCGGCCTGCTGAAGGGACATTCAGAGGTTGGACGATCCGACCTATCAGCTCCCTAA